The following proteins are encoded in a genomic region of Streptococcus cristatus AS 1.3089:
- a CDS encoding magnesium transporter CorA family protein: MFLERKLKDQSVWINIDSDDVKKNGQIYQDYNIDLETIEYALDKNERAHMDYNRENGTVLFIYNVLNLATEKDYYETIPMTFVVQQDRLITISNQDNAYVVDIMKAYTENHEPVSVYKFLFASLELISNSYYPVIEQMDKRKDEINRLLRQKTTKKHLFALSDLETSMVYLVAASKQNTILLEHIKRHAVYRGFDELETEQFEDAMIEARQLVSMTDLIAQVLSQLSGSYNNILNNNLNDNLTVLTIISVLLAVLAVITGFFGMNVPLPWATDKNAWLYIVTISIVLWVLLTKLLNWVVNKER; encoded by the coding sequence ATGTTTCTGGAAAGAAAACTAAAAGACCAATCTGTCTGGATCAACATTGACTCAGATGATGTTAAAAAGAATGGACAAATTTATCAGGATTACAATATCGACCTGGAAACCATCGAGTATGCGCTGGATAAAAACGAGCGGGCTCACATGGACTACAATCGTGAGAATGGAACAGTTCTTTTCATCTATAATGTCCTGAATTTAGCGACAGAGAAGGACTACTATGAGACCATTCCGATGACTTTCGTGGTACAACAGGATCGTCTCATCACGATCAGCAATCAAGACAATGCCTATGTGGTTGATATAATGAAAGCCTATACGGAGAATCATGAGCCTGTGTCGGTCTATAAGTTTCTTTTTGCCAGTCTGGAGTTGATTTCCAATTCCTACTATCCAGTCATTGAGCAGATGGACAAGCGCAAGGATGAGATTAACCGACTTTTGCGTCAGAAAACGACTAAAAAGCACTTGTTTGCCCTCTCCGACTTGGAAACCTCCATGGTCTATCTGGTGGCGGCATCCAAGCAAAATACTATACTGCTGGAGCACATCAAGAGACATGCTGTCTATCGTGGCTTTGATGAACTAGAAACCGAGCAGTTTGAAGATGCCATGATTGAGGCACGTCAGCTGGTTTCAATGACGGATTTGATTGCTCAGGTTCTTAGCCAGCTTTCGGGCTCCTACAATAACATCCTGAACAACAATCTGAATGATAATTTGACTGTTTTGACCATTATTTCGGTTCTTCTGGCAGTTCTAGCCGTTATCACCGGCTTCTTTGGTATGAATGTCCCCCTGCCTTGGGCAACGGACAAGAATGCTTGGCTTTACATTGTCACCATCAGTATTGTTCTTTGGGTTCTTCTGACCAAGCTTCTCAACTGGGTGGTCAATAAAGAGCGATGA
- a CDS encoding ABC transporter ATP-binding protein, with amino-acid sequence MLHVEKLEKSFGQKQVLFGIDFEAQPGHILGLIGKNGAGKTTIFHSILRFLDYSGEIRFEGQAIKQETYSRIGYLPEERSLMPKLTVFEQVRYLANLKGVPTAVVKEKLPQWMEKLQVKGKLTDKIKSLSKGNQQKVQLIITLLHEPDLIILDEPFSGLDPVNTEILKEVIVEEKKRGATIIFSDHVMTNVEELCDDVLMIRDGQVVFNGDVQAVRNQYGKTRLFVSSDLSQAELEALHHVVKATQTKQGIWKLILDDETAGPELFERLTQGSYVATFDQQAPTIDEIFKLESGVEV; translated from the coding sequence ATGCTGCATGTAGAAAAACTAGAAAAAAGTTTTGGGCAAAAGCAAGTGTTGTTCGGTATTGATTTTGAAGCCCAGCCAGGGCATATCCTTGGTTTGATTGGGAAAAACGGTGCTGGGAAAACAACGATTTTTCACAGTATTTTGCGCTTCCTAGACTATAGTGGAGAGATTCGTTTCGAAGGGCAGGCTATCAAGCAGGAGACCTATAGTAGGATTGGCTATCTGCCTGAGGAAAGAAGCCTGATGCCCAAGCTGACGGTCTTTGAGCAAGTGCGCTATCTGGCAAATCTAAAGGGTGTGCCGACAGCTGTTGTCAAAGAAAAACTGCCCCAGTGGATGGAAAAGCTTCAGGTCAAGGGCAAATTAACCGACAAAATCAAGAGTTTGTCCAAGGGGAACCAGCAAAAGGTTCAGCTGATTATCACGCTCTTGCATGAGCCAGACTTGATTATCTTAGATGAGCCTTTCAGCGGTCTGGATCCTGTCAATACTGAAATTCTGAAGGAAGTGATTGTTGAGGAGAAGAAGCGCGGAGCGACGATTATCTTCTCGGATCATGTCATGACAAATGTGGAAGAGCTGTGCGATGATGTCCTGATGATTCGTGACGGGCAAGTGGTCTTCAATGGCGATGTACAGGCAGTCCGCAACCAATATGGCAAGACTCGTCTTTTCGTTTCAAGTGACCTATCCCAGGCTGAATTAGAAGCCCTGCACCATGTTGTCAAGGCGACGCAGACCAAGCAAGGAATCTGGAAATTGATTTTGGATGACGAAACAGCTGGTCCTGAATTGTTTGAGCGCTTGACGCAGGGAAGCTATGTGGCAACTTTCGACCAGCAGGCACCAACAATTGATGAAATTTTCAAATTAGAATCAGGGGTGGAAGTATGA
- a CDS encoding ABC transporter permease, with translation MKQMLIVIKETYLRHVKSWSFVFMVLSPFLFLGLSLGIGYLQGSSMASSKKVAVLTQLDSVREVLRAEDQLSFQYKDEAAAKQAVKDKKIAGYLTVEEKDGQLSATYYAETSMNAATKMALSNSLIQVQQALNLAQAHLSDEQSQILARTVQFEEKIDENKESKKMVQTFAAIGLGFLLYMILITYASITAQDVASEKGTQKLMEVIFSSIKATDYFYARMIGIFAVILSHLGIYVLGGLAAFLFADRIPLVSQVLKSNPAIQQYIGEAVSLNTLAFVAVSIFMYVVLSAFLGSMVARPEDTGKVLSPVIMLILVGFMGVSALGAAGDNLILKVGSYLPFISTFFMPFRAINGYATSLEAWISLSITVAFAVMMTVFIARIYSSLVLQTDDLGAWKTFKRALKYK, from the coding sequence ATGAAACAAATGTTAATCGTAATCAAAGAAACCTACCTGCGTCATGTCAAGTCTTGGAGTTTTGTCTTTATGGTCTTGTCTCCTTTTCTCTTTCTTGGGTTGAGTTTGGGAATTGGCTATCTGCAAGGAAGCTCGATGGCCTCTTCAAAAAAAGTAGCAGTGCTGACCCAGCTTGATTCTGTCCGAGAAGTATTAAGAGCTGAAGATCAGCTGAGCTTTCAGTACAAAGATGAAGCAGCAGCCAAGCAGGCTGTAAAAGATAAGAAAATCGCAGGCTATCTGACGGTTGAGGAAAAAGACGGACAGCTCTCTGCTACCTACTATGCAGAAACCAGCATGAACGCTGCAACGAAAATGGCTTTGTCCAATTCTCTTATTCAGGTCCAGCAGGCTTTAAACTTGGCTCAGGCCCATTTATCAGATGAGCAGAGTCAGATTCTTGCGCGGACAGTCCAGTTTGAAGAAAAAATTGATGAAAACAAAGAAAGCAAGAAGATGGTTCAGACCTTTGCTGCAATAGGACTGGGCTTCCTACTCTATATGATTTTGATTACTTATGCCAGCATTACTGCCCAAGATGTGGCCAGTGAAAAAGGGACACAAAAATTAATGGAAGTTATCTTCTCCAGCATTAAGGCGACCGATTATTTCTATGCCCGTATGATTGGGATTTTTGCAGTGATTCTTAGCCATCTGGGTATTTATGTGCTTGGTGGACTGGCTGCCTTTCTCTTTGCGGACAGGATTCCACTTGTATCTCAAGTCTTGAAGAGCAATCCGGCCATTCAGCAGTATATCGGAGAAGCTGTGTCTTTGAATACCCTAGCTTTTGTAGCTGTCAGCATCTTTATGTATGTCGTTTTGTCGGCCTTTCTTGGCTCCATGGTGGCTCGACCAGAAGATACAGGAAAAGTCCTTTCGCCAGTTATCATGCTCATTTTAGTCGGCTTCATGGGAGTTTCAGCTTTGGGGGCAGCAGGCGATAATTTGATTTTGAAGGTTGGTTCTTATCTTCCTTTCATCTCAACCTTTTTCATGCCTTTCCGAGCTATCAATGGTTATGCGACAAGCTTGGAAGCTTGGATTTCTCTAAGCATTACAGTTGCTTTTGCGGTTATGATGACAGTTTTCATCGCGCGGATATACTCCAGCCTTGTCCTGCAGACGGATGATTTGGGAGCTTGGAAGACCTTCAAACGGGCTTTAAAATATAAATAA
- the pyrH gene encoding UMP kinase — MVEPKYKRILIKLSGEALAGEKGVGINIATVQKMAEEIKEVHELGIQIALVIGGGNLWRGEPAAEAGMDRVQADYTGMLGTVMNALVMADSLQQVGVDTRVQTAIAMQQVAEPYIRGRALRHLEKGRIVIFGAGIGSPYFSTDTTAALRAAEIEADAILMAKNGVDGVYNADPNKDKTAVKFDELTHRDVINKGLRIMDSTASTLSMDNDIDLVVFNMNEPGNIKRVVFGEQIGTTVSNNL, encoded by the coding sequence ATGGTAGAACCTAAATATAAGCGTATTTTGATTAAACTATCTGGAGAAGCTTTGGCTGGCGAAAAAGGTGTGGGTATCAATATTGCCACTGTCCAAAAGATGGCTGAAGAAATCAAGGAAGTCCATGAACTGGGCATTCAAATTGCTTTGGTTATCGGTGGCGGTAATCTTTGGCGAGGCGAGCCAGCAGCAGAAGCAGGCATGGATCGTGTTCAAGCGGACTATACTGGCATGTTGGGAACAGTCATGAATGCACTTGTAATGGCAGATTCTTTGCAACAAGTGGGCGTTGACACCCGCGTTCAGACAGCAATTGCCATGCAGCAGGTAGCTGAACCTTATATTCGTGGACGTGCTCTTCGTCATTTGGAAAAAGGTCGGATTGTTATTTTCGGTGCTGGTATTGGTTCACCATATTTTTCAACAGATACGACAGCTGCCTTGCGGGCTGCGGAAATCGAGGCAGATGCTATCCTCATGGCTAAAAATGGTGTAGATGGAGTCTACAATGCCGATCCAAACAAGGATAAAACGGCTGTGAAGTTTGATGAATTGACCCACCGTGACGTTATCAACAAAGGCTTGCGCATCATGGACTCGACTGCTTCTACCCTTTCTATGGACAATGACATTGACCTAGTCGTCTTCAATATGAATGAACCGGGCAATATCAAACGAGTGGTCTTTGGCGAGCAAATCGGGACAACTGTTTCAAATAATTTATAA
- the frr gene encoding ribosome recycling factor, protein MANAIIEKAKERMTQSHQSLAREFGSIRAGRANASLLDRIHVEYYGVETPLNQLSSITIPEARVLLVTPFDKSSIKDIERAINASDLGITPSSDGSVIRLVIPALTEETRRDLAKEVKKVGENAKIAIRNIRRDAMDEAKKQEKAKEITEDELKVLEKDIQKVTDDAVKHIDDMTANKEKELLEV, encoded by the coding sequence ATGGCAAATGCAATTATAGAAAAAGCAAAAGAAAGAATGACCCAGTCGCACCAAAGTCTGGCGCGTGAATTTGGTAGCATCCGTGCAGGTCGCGCCAATGCTAGCCTTTTGGATCGCATCCATGTGGAATACTACGGAGTAGAAACACCGCTTAACCAGCTTTCTTCTATTACGATTCCAGAAGCGCGTGTGCTTTTGGTGACGCCTTTTGATAAGTCTTCTATCAAGGATATCGAGCGTGCGATCAATGCATCTGACTTAGGTATCACACCATCTAGCGACGGCTCTGTCATTCGTTTGGTTATTCCAGCCTTGACTGAGGAAACTCGCCGTGACTTGGCTAAGGAAGTGAAAAAAGTCGGTGAAAATGCTAAGATTGCGATCCGTAACATCCGCCGTGATGCGATGGACGAAGCTAAGAAGCAGGAGAAAGCCAAAGAAATCACTGAAGATGAATTGAAGGTTCTTGAAAAAGATATCCAAAAAGTCACTGATGATGCTGTCAAACATATCGATGATATGACAGCGAATAAGGAAAAAGAACTTCTAGAAGTTTAA
- the cvfB gene encoding RNA-binding virulence regulatory protein CvfB, whose amino-acid sequence MNTNLASFIVGIITDENDRFYFVQKDGQTYALSKEEGPHELGQSVKGFAYSDMKQKLRLTTLEVTATQEQFGWGTVTEVRKDLGVFVDTGLPDKQIVVSLDILPEIKELWPKKGDRLYIRLDVDKKDRIWGQLAYQEDFQRLARPAYNNMQNQNWPAIVYRLKLSGTFVYLPENNMLGFIHPSERYAEPRLGQVLDARVIGFREVDRTLNLSLKPRSFEMLENDAQMILTYLESNGGFMTLNDKSSPDDIKATFGISKGQFKKALGGLMKAGKIKQDPTGTELV is encoded by the coding sequence ATGAATACAAATCTTGCTAGCTTCATCGTGGGGATTATCACAGATGAAAACGATCGGTTTTACTTTGTTCAGAAGGACGGACAGACTTATGCGCTTTCTAAGGAAGAGGGACCGCATGAGCTCGGTCAATCTGTCAAGGGCTTTGCTTACAGCGATATGAAGCAGAAGCTTCGCCTAACGACTCTTGAAGTCACAGCGACCCAAGAACAGTTTGGTTGGGGAACAGTGACGGAGGTTCGCAAGGATCTGGGCGTCTTTGTCGATACCGGTTTGCCAGATAAGCAAATCGTGGTGTCACTAGACATCTTGCCAGAAATCAAGGAACTTTGGCCTAAGAAGGGCGACCGCCTCTATATTCGTCTGGATGTGGACAAGAAAGACCGCATCTGGGGTCAACTGGCTTATCAAGAGGACTTCCAGCGCTTGGCTCGCCCTGCCTACAATAATATGCAGAACCAAAACTGGCCGGCCATCGTTTATCGGCTCAAGCTTTCTGGCACCTTTGTCTATCTGCCAGAGAATAATATGCTGGGCTTCATTCATCCGAGTGAGCGCTATGCAGAGCCACGTCTGGGGCAGGTCTTGGATGCACGAGTAATTGGCTTCCGTGAAGTAGACCGCACCCTTAATCTCTCCCTCAAGCCTCGCTCCTTTGAAATGCTGGAAAACGATGCCCAGATGATTCTGACCTATCTAGAGAGCAATGGCGGCTTCATGACTTTGAACGATAAATCTTCACCAGACGACATCAAGGCCACTTTTGGCATTTCCAAAGGCCAGTTTAAAAAAGCCCTGGGCGGTCTTATGAAAGCTGGGAAAATCAAGCAAGATCCGACTGGAACGGAGTTGGTTTAA
- a CDS encoding virulence RhuM family protein: MVNDVILYRTDDGESVIELHLDNGTVWLTQQELAKLFQTSKQNISKHIKAIFEDGELDETVVVNYQLTTTRHGAMAGKTQSKKVAYYNLDMILAIGYRVRSPRGIQFRHYASTVLKEYLIKGFAMDDERLKNLGGGSYFKELLERIRDIRSSEKVFYRQVLDLFATSSDYNANTPEAKKFFATVQNKMHYAIHHNTASELIYNRVDSEKEFMGLTTFKGDLPTLSEAKVAKNYLTEKELRGLNQLVSGYLDFAERQAEREEVMTMADWVTHVDRILLATGEDLLDNSGIISREQMEHKVDKEYKSYQAKTLSQVEKDYLKEIKSIENLAKEGGK; this comes from the coding sequence ATGGTAAATGATGTGATTCTCTATAGAACAGATGACGGAGAGTCCGTTATTGAGCTTCACTTGGATAACGGAACGGTCTGGCTGACCCAACAAGAACTAGCTAAGCTCTTTCAAACTTCCAAGCAAAACATTAGTAAACATATCAAGGCAATATTTGAAGATGGTGAGTTGGATGAAACAGTGGTTGTCAACTATCAGTTGACAACCACTCGACATGGTGCAATGGCTGGTAAAACTCAGTCAAAAAAAGTCGCCTACTACAATCTCGATATGATTTTGGCGATTGGCTACCGTGTGCGCTCCCCTCGTGGAATCCAGTTCAGGCACTATGCTTCGACAGTCTTGAAAGAGTATCTGATAAAGGGCTTTGCGATGGATGATGAGCGCTTGAAAAACTTGGGTGGGGGCTCTTACTTTAAAGAACTCCTGGAAAGAATCCGAGACATTCGCTCGAGCGAAAAAGTCTTTTACCGTCAGGTTTTGGATCTTTTTGCGACATCAAGTGATTACAATGCAAATACACCAGAGGCAAAGAAATTTTTTGCGACGGTTCAAAACAAGATGCACTATGCCATTCACCACAATACTGCTAGTGAACTCATCTATAACCGTGTCGATAGCGAAAAGGAGTTTATGGGCTTGACCACTTTTAAGGGAGACCTCCCTACTTTATCTGAAGCAAAAGTAGCCAAGAACTATCTGACAGAAAAGGAACTCCGTGGTCTTAATCAGCTTGTATCAGGATATCTAGATTTTGCTGAAAGACAGGCAGAGCGAGAAGAGGTCATGACCATGGCTGACTGGGTGACACACGTAGATCGAATCCTTCTAGCTACTGGAGAAGACTTGCTGGACAATAGTGGGATAATCTCTCGAGAACAGATGGAGCATAAGGTGGATAAGGAGTATAAGAGCTACCAAGCCAAGACCCTCAGTCAAGTTGAAAAAGATTACCTCAAGGAAATTAAAAGCATTGAAAATCTAGCCAAGGAAGGAGGTAAGTGA
- a CDS encoding restriction endonuclease subunit S: MNNLEEIQNCPVEWKELGEVVDYEQPTKYIVSSKAYTDSNEIPVLTAGQSFILGYTNEKDGIYHASENNPVIIFDDFTTSKQWVDFKFKVKSSAMKMLTIKDEFENEVLLRYVWHYLGTITYKPDQHGRQWIGTYSKFLIPIPPLELQEKIVQTLDKFTDYVTELTSELTLRKKQYSYYRDKLLSFENEVYQVEWKVLKDVATLKNGKDWKNLPIGEIPVYGSGGEMGEFVADYSYDKPTVLIPRKGSISNLFYLEKAFWNVDTIYYTEIDETKIIPKYFYYYLTTVNLEEMSTNPTRPSLTQAILDKIKIPVPSLEIQSRIVEVLDNFDTVCHDLNIGLPKEIELRQKQYEYFREKLLTFTAEGEYTESRVE; the protein is encoded by the coding sequence ATGAATAACCTAGAAGAAATCCAAAACTGTCCCGTTGAGTGGAAAGAGTTGGGGGAAGTAGTAGATTATGAGCAACCAACCAAATATATTGTATCAAGTAAAGCTTATACTGACAGTAATGAAATTCCTGTTTTAACTGCGGGACAATCATTTATTTTAGGCTATACAAATGAAAAAGACGGTATTTATCATGCTAGCGAAAACAATCCTGTTATCATTTTTGATGATTTTACTACATCAAAACAATGGGTAGATTTTAAATTTAAAGTAAAATCATCAGCAATGAAAATGTTAACGATAAAAGATGAATTTGAAAACGAAGTTTTATTACGCTATGTATGGCATTATTTGGGTACAATAACTTATAAACCAGATCAACATGGTAGACAATGGATTGGAACTTATTCAAAGTTTCTTATTCCAATTCCCCCTCTAGAACTTCAAGAAAAAATCGTGCAAACACTTGACAAATTCACTGATTATGTTACAGAATTGACCTCAGAATTGACCTTACGTAAAAAGCAATATTCTTATTATCGAGATAAACTCTTATCATTTGAGAATGAAGTTTATCAGGTTGAGTGGAAAGTACTTAAAGATGTTGCTACATTGAAAAATGGGAAGGATTGGAAAAATCTCCCAATTGGTGAAATACCAGTATACGGCAGTGGTGGAGAAATGGGAGAGTTTGTTGCGGATTATTCTTATGACAAACCAACTGTATTGATTCCTAGGAAAGGTTCTATTTCTAATTTATTCTATTTAGAAAAAGCTTTTTGGAACGTAGATACAATCTACTATACAGAAATTGATGAAACTAAGATTATTCCAAAGTATTTTTATTATTATTTAACGACTGTTAATTTAGAAGAAATGTCAACTAATCCAACAAGGCCTAGTTTAACTCAAGCTATTCTTGATAAAATTAAGATCCCAGTTCCCTCTCTCGAAATCCAATCCCGCATTGTTGAAGTTTTAGACAACTTTGATACGGTTTGTCATGACTTGAACATCGGACTCCCTAAGGAGATTGAACTTCGTCAAAAACAGTATGAATATTTTAGAGAAAAACTCTTGACATTCACCGCCGAAGGCGAGTACACTGAGAGTAGAGTAGAGTAG
- a CDS encoding restriction endonuclease subunit S codes for MRQQLATTGSFPVYQNSLAPLGYFEESNRVKETSFVICAGAAGEIGYSDTDFWAADDVYTLETSEDISDKFMYYVLLSKQDRLKSQVRKASIPRLSKDAIDKVTFYLPSLTEQEGIVSILDNFNTLTTSISEGLPKEIEQRQKQYEYWRNQLLNFNE; via the coding sequence GTGAGACAACAATTAGCTACTACAGGAAGTTTTCCAGTTTATCAAAACAGCTTGGCACCTTTAGGATATTTTGAAGAATCAAACAGGGTAAAAGAAACCAGCTTTGTGATTTGTGCTGGAGCGGCTGGTGAAATCGGATATAGTGATACAGACTTTTGGGCGGCAGATGATGTTTATACATTAGAGACATCAGAAGATATTTCTGATAAATTTATGTATTATGTCTTGTTAAGTAAGCAAGATAGACTCAAATCACAAGTTCGAAAGGCTAGTATTCCTAGATTATCTAAGGATGCTATTGATAAAGTTACTTTTTATTTACCATCCCTTACTGAACAAGAAGGAATTGTCTCCATTCTTGACAATTTCAACACCTTAACCACTTCTATTTCAGAAGGTCTTCCTAAAGAGATAGAGCAGAGACAGAAACAGTATGAATACTGGAGAAATCAATTACTCAATTTTAATGAATAA